The Lujinxingia vulgaris genome includes a region encoding these proteins:
- a CDS encoding type II secretion system protein GspK, producing the protein MLRAIATLTRELLDVLDRPVASPLEGRPRGVALMVVLITLAILSTAVVEFAYSARVNTAMATNERDKLKSYYLAKSGMNLSRLLLSFQYALQDESRQTDDEMGQMIGRAMRRSNFQLYQYMDILLGPFNSGRVEIPLASIDLSAMGVNGFGEFTGNFDVEVTPEEGRIDINSFADEEVDEGDLMLLCAMMLDTRYDSIFEVKDENGETMDRARVMGRLIDFVDLDEEQISLGDDCTIEGSGGDEQRPYDRDDSEIEPRNARLTHVEEMYRIMGVSETFMEVFGEAFTVYGVNRPNPNVASFPVFYAILCQNLELEGVDSQGQGLGSLCANNPTVSQQVMYFAMALDGVRAFFENPLSMFMAYVGSSESRLLPSAEVGQPVAYLRVSQLPEYIDDFKENPQIMAQFISYSPTYQLMVMENPQLAIEPLAPAFPAWLVSFNRQGLMRSISTNQSTIYRITSTGTYGSSKAEIEAVVDFGKTQRRTPDERLLEEQEDDSEEVSELRTALREQREEMARGRVLYWRLR; encoded by the coding sequence ATGCTACGAGCGATCGCGACCCTAACCCGAGAGCTGCTCGATGTGCTCGACCGTCCGGTGGCCTCGCCACTGGAGGGGCGTCCGCGTGGGGTGGCGCTGATGGTGGTGCTGATCACGCTGGCGATCTTGTCGACGGCGGTGGTGGAGTTTGCCTACAGCGCGCGTGTGAACACGGCGATGGCGACCAATGAGCGCGACAAGCTCAAGAGCTACTACCTGGCCAAGAGCGGGATGAACCTCTCGCGGCTTTTGCTCAGCTTTCAGTACGCGCTGCAGGATGAGTCCCGTCAGACCGACGATGAGATGGGACAGATGATCGGGCGGGCGATGCGCCGCAGCAACTTCCAGCTCTACCAGTATATGGACATCTTGCTGGGGCCCTTTAACTCGGGGCGAGTGGAGATTCCGCTGGCGAGCATCGACTTGAGCGCGATGGGGGTGAACGGTTTTGGGGAGTTCACCGGCAACTTCGATGTGGAGGTGACCCCGGAGGAGGGGCGCATCGACATCAACAGCTTTGCCGACGAGGAGGTCGACGAGGGCGACCTGATGCTCTTGTGCGCGATGATGCTCGATACGCGCTACGACTCGATCTTTGAGGTCAAAGACGAGAATGGCGAGACGATGGACCGCGCCCGGGTGATGGGCCGGTTGATCGACTTTGTGGATCTGGATGAGGAGCAGATCTCGCTTGGCGATGACTGCACCATTGAGGGGAGCGGCGGCGATGAGCAGCGCCCCTACGATCGGGATGACTCGGAGATCGAGCCCCGCAACGCCCGGCTCACCCACGTCGAGGAGATGTACCGGATCATGGGGGTCAGTGAGACTTTTATGGAGGTCTTTGGCGAAGCGTTCACCGTATACGGCGTGAACCGGCCCAACCCCAATGTGGCGAGTTTTCCGGTCTTTTACGCAATCCTCTGCCAGAACCTGGAGTTGGAGGGCGTTGACAGCCAGGGCCAGGGGCTCGGCAGCCTCTGTGCCAACAACCCCACGGTGAGCCAGCAGGTGATGTACTTTGCGATGGCGCTCGACGGGGTGCGGGCCTTCTTTGAGAACCCGCTCTCGATGTTCATGGCCTATGTGGGCTCCAGTGAGAGTCGGCTTTTGCCCTCCGCCGAGGTGGGTCAGCCGGTGGCGTACCTGCGGGTGAGCCAGCTTCCGGAGTACATCGACGATTTTAAAGAAAACCCCCAGATCATGGCGCAGTTCATCAGCTACTCGCCGACCTACCAGCTGATGGTGATGGAGAACCCGCAGCTGGCCATTGAGCCGCTGGCGCCGGCGTTTCCGGCATGGCTGGTTTCGTTTAATCGGCAGGGGTTGATGCGCTCGATCTCGACGAACCAGTCGACGATCTACCGGATCACGAGCACCGGGACCTACGGTAGCTCGAAGGCGGAGATCGAGGCGGTGGTCGACTTTGGCAAAACCCAGCGGCGCACCCCGGATGAGCGACTTCTGGAGGAGCAGGAAGACGATAGCGAGGAGGTCAGCGAGCTGCGCACGGCGCTCAGAGAACAGCGCGAAGAGATGGCGCGCGGACGCGTGTTGTACTGGAGGTTGCGATAG
- the pilM gene encoding pilus assembly protein PilM, translated as MANRIVGLDIGAWAIKAVALDTLQRPVEIVGYAEVRLAELATLARAPEPVEETALEEVEASGDDADAAGDAGAEGGDEAADGGDFEEAPESAEVEEQVVREPWVRGIEQLVEQGFFEGVSRVVATMPNGEAMTLRLGVPFEGKAQVASVLPHLLMGSLPMPLQRVTYDFEVMPGRGEEPFDALVGFVESERLAGLLGSMQAVGVDPAVVGISELALRQAAERAMMLQSESFAVIDFGHAHTRLLIQDGERTVVARSIKQGGQALSEVLAESFNLSLEDADRLKVQRARLDVESDAADPAVARVGQVAKEVLGPLVRDLRRTFQSAYARDRVQVETIFICGGASRLQGLKPHLEREFGVAVVPLSVELTVADEAAVSFGARQPEAMVALGAALLSVREKGQADPVNLRQGPFEFRGKSSYVRAQLVRLGIAAAALVVLGLGVLLMQRLDQSAQLEAMKEATAEQTQALFGERLTSPAAIRARLGGAAGPERGFVPLKSAYELLSLVTEGTADVEELKLDRIDIDTDRKLIQMVGVTDSPQSVDQIAASLEREECLSDARKEKVTVQGDNRVQFEIHVTSDCS; from the coding sequence ATGGCGAATCGAATTGTAGGACTGGATATTGGGGCGTGGGCGATCAAGGCGGTCGCTCTGGATACGCTTCAGCGTCCGGTGGAGATTGTGGGCTATGCCGAGGTGCGGCTGGCGGAGCTCGCCACGCTCGCCAGGGCCCCGGAGCCGGTGGAAGAGACGGCGCTGGAGGAGGTTGAGGCGTCCGGCGACGACGCCGACGCGGCCGGGGATGCCGGCGCGGAAGGGGGCGATGAGGCGGCAGACGGTGGCGACTTTGAAGAGGCGCCTGAGTCGGCGGAGGTCGAGGAGCAGGTGGTGCGCGAGCCCTGGGTGCGGGGCATCGAGCAGCTTGTGGAGCAGGGCTTCTTCGAGGGGGTGAGCCGCGTTGTGGCGACGATGCCCAATGGCGAGGCAATGACCTTGCGGCTGGGCGTGCCCTTTGAAGGCAAGGCGCAGGTGGCGTCTGTGCTGCCGCACCTCTTGATGGGCAGCCTGCCGATGCCTTTGCAGCGGGTCACCTACGACTTTGAGGTGATGCCGGGGCGCGGCGAGGAGCCCTTTGATGCGCTGGTGGGCTTTGTGGAGAGCGAGCGCCTGGCGGGGCTGCTGGGCTCGATGCAGGCCGTGGGGGTGGACCCGGCGGTGGTGGGCATCTCGGAGCTCGCGCTGCGTCAGGCGGCCGAGCGCGCGATGATGCTGCAGAGCGAGAGCTTTGCGGTGATCGACTTTGGCCACGCCCACACTCGTCTTTTGATTCAGGATGGCGAGCGCACGGTGGTGGCGCGCTCGATCAAGCAGGGCGGTCAGGCGCTGAGTGAGGTGCTCGCTGAGAGCTTTAATTTGAGCCTGGAGGATGCCGACCGGCTTAAAGTTCAGCGGGCGCGCCTGGACGTGGAGAGCGACGCGGCCGACCCGGCGGTGGCGCGCGTGGGGCAGGTGGCAAAAGAGGTGCTCGGGCCGCTGGTGCGCGATCTTCGTCGCACCTTTCAGTCGGCCTATGCGCGCGACCGGGTGCAGGTGGAGACGATCTTTATCTGCGGCGGTGCCAGCCGTCTGCAGGGGCTTAAACCCCACCTGGAGCGGGAGTTTGGCGTGGCGGTGGTGCCGCTGAGCGTGGAGCTCACGGTGGCCGATGAAGCGGCAGTGAGCTTTGGCGCGCGCCAGCCCGAGGCGATGGTGGCGCTGGGTGCCGCCTTGCTGAGCGTGCGCGAGAAGGGGCAGGCCGATCCGGTCAACCTGCGCCAGGGGCCTTTTGAGTTTCGCGGAAAGTCGAGCTACGTGCGGGCACAGCTTGTGCGCCTGGGCATCGCCGCCGCGGCGCTGGTGGTGTTGGGGCTGGGCGTGCTCCTGATGCAGCGCCTCGACCAGAGCGCGCAGCTCGAAGCGATGAAAGAAGCCACCGCCGAGCAGACGCAGGCCCTCTTCGGGGAGCGTTTGACCTCGCCAGCCGCCATCCGCGCTCGTCTGGGCGGTGCGGCCGGCCCGGAGCGGGGCTTTGTGCCCTTAAAGAGCGCCTACGAGCTGCTCAGCCTTGTGACCGAGGGCACCGCCGATGTGGAGGAGCTCAAGCTCGATCGCATCGACATTGATACCGACCGCAAGCTCATTCAGATGGTCGGCGTGACCGACTCGCCACAGTCGGTTGACCAGATCGCCGCCTCGCTGGAGCGTGAGGAGTGTTTGAGCGACGCGCGCAAAGAGAAGGTGACGGTGCAGGGCGATAACCGCGTCCAGTTTGAGATTCACGTGACCAGCGACTGCTCGTAA
- the gspN gene encoding type II secretion system protein GspN: MRERLSELWERPSFRVLAYVVFAVAMFGIFLVLTFPERRVRQIVTVQLEKALGHQYDVSITELGLWRLTGAQLEGVQLKERVPASELIGAEGGLAQQIYVERISARFAPLGSLLRRGATVNYQVDIGGGVLSGSYTHGSERRLVSVHSDDLDLRQSTLIASFLGIPVFGQLDTDVELELHPTRPLLTGGEIALTGRQFTVGPTVLRTESLPVDLEVPMTNFGNIVVRAHVESPEGGGTPRLVIDAFETRGRDINTEFWGHVDLGAQMGNSRPRLEMRLQVNEEYVTANSLGVVFNMTEFRNGRHQDWYGFTLGGTFNDIAFRGAATAARGPSEAAEPADDGEAEADEDEG, translated from the coding sequence ATGCGAGAGCGACTGTCCGAGTTGTGGGAGCGCCCGTCCTTCCGCGTGTTGGCCTATGTGGTGTTTGCGGTGGCGATGTTTGGCATCTTCCTGGTGCTGACGTTTCCGGAGCGGCGCGTGCGCCAGATTGTGACGGTGCAGCTGGAGAAGGCGCTGGGCCATCAGTACGACGTCTCGATCACGGAGCTGGGCCTGTGGCGATTGACCGGCGCGCAGCTGGAAGGCGTGCAGCTCAAAGAGCGGGTGCCGGCCTCCGAGCTCATCGGGGCGGAAGGGGGGCTTGCGCAGCAGATCTATGTGGAGCGGATCTCGGCGCGATTTGCGCCCCTGGGAAGCCTGCTGCGCCGCGGTGCGACGGTGAACTACCAGGTGGATATCGGCGGTGGGGTGCTTAGCGGCAGCTACACCCATGGCAGTGAGCGGCGCCTTGTGAGCGTGCATAGCGACGATCTGGATCTTCGTCAGTCGACGCTGATCGCGTCATTTCTGGGGATCCCGGTCTTCGGGCAGCTCGACACCGATGTGGAGCTCGAGCTGCACCCGACGCGTCCGCTTCTGACCGGCGGGGAGATCGCGCTGACCGGGCGCCAGTTTACCGTGGGGCCGACGGTGCTGCGCACCGAGAGCCTGCCGGTGGACCTGGAGGTGCCGATGACCAACTTTGGCAACATCGTGGTGCGCGCGCATGTGGAGAGCCCCGAGGGCGGTGGCACGCCGCGTCTTGTGATCGACGCGTTTGAGACGCGCGGCCGCGACATTAACACCGAGTTCTGGGGGCATGTGGATCTGGGCGCGCAGATGGGCAACAGCCGCCCGCGCCTGGAGATGCGCCTGCAGGTCAATGAGGAGTACGTCACGGCCAACAGCCTGGGCGTGGTCTTCAACATGACGGAGTTCCGTAACGGGCGTCATCAGGACTGGTACGGCTTTACGCTGGGCGGCACGTTTAACGACATCGCGTTTCGGGGGGCGGCGACCGCCGCGCGGGGGCCGAGTGAGGCGGCGGAGCCCGCCGATGATGGCGAGGCCGAGGCCGACGAAGACGAGGGCTGA
- the uvrA gene encoding excinuclease ABC subunit UvrA, producing MEQSASSGLKLPLIRRDQKEIAVNGAREHNLKNLDLTLPKRKLVVFTGPSGSGKSSMAFDTLYAEGRRRYVESLSTYARQFLGQIEKPDFDQITGLSPTISIEQKTTGSNPRSTVGTITEVHDHLRVLWARLGEQRCHRCDEPVSAMSAQAIAAQLIELPRGTKFMLLAPLVRNRKGEYRELFDALRKQGFVRVRVDGEFVELDGLEKLKKSYRHDIDVVVDRLIAKPEAASRIQESVDRAVHVGEGKCLALAPEGQEIEWKERLFSTERSCSSCGTAFPELTHQSFSFNSPLGMCRGCQGIGSTPQVDRGLLVIDDTKSLSEGVIEAIGPEPVPGGRKWRWHAEVADFWFDLAVIARARKIDLAKPWAKLSGAQRAVVLEGPGEGAKGFKGVVGFVEHAFEHASSKGARDFFGEFMGEQTCPTCQGRRLRPESRAVFFRGESLAEINELDIDQARAFFEGIELKDREALIAEELLGEIRRRLRFLQDVGLSYLTLNRPAGSLSGGESQRIRLASQLGSELSGVLYVLDEPSIGLHQRDHNRLLSTLEELRDAGNSVIVVEHDRETMERADLVVDFGPGAGRLGGEIVAVGTPEEIRQTEGSVTGDYLSGRKKLGWPERRREPGEGIWIRGARENNLKGVDVHIPSRAFVCVTGVSGAGKSTLVNDILFPAIARKVYFKHRSVGEHESIEGLDRYDKVIEIDQSPIGRTPRSNPATYTKVFDHIRGFFAELPESKMYGFEAGRFSFNVTGGRCEACSGAGVNRVEMSFLADVYVPCNLCLGKRFNASTLRVRYRGNSIADVLEMTIAEAAELFEAHPKIRRILQTLLDVGLDYMKLGQASPTLSGGEAQRVKLSRELAKIATGDTLYILDEPSTGLHFEDIRKLLKVVDQLVDAGNTVVMIEHNTDIIAYADHVIDVGPEGGVDGGQIVAQGTPEEVAKVKGSYTGKFLAELFDEAAR from the coding sequence ATGGAGCAGTCCGCATCCTCGGGCTTGAAGCTGCCCCTGATTCGTCGTGACCAGAAAGAGATCGCGGTCAACGGCGCCCGTGAACACAACCTCAAAAACCTCGACCTGACGCTTCCCAAGCGCAAGCTGGTGGTGTTCACCGGCCCCAGCGGCTCGGGTAAGTCGTCGATGGCCTTTGATACCCTCTATGCCGAGGGCAGGCGACGTTATGTCGAGAGTCTGTCGACCTACGCGCGGCAGTTTCTGGGGCAGATCGAGAAGCCGGATTTTGATCAGATCACGGGGTTGAGCCCGACGATCTCGATCGAGCAGAAGACCACCGGCAGCAACCCCCGCTCGACCGTGGGCACCATCACCGAGGTGCACGATCACCTGCGCGTGCTCTGGGCTCGCCTCGGTGAGCAGCGCTGCCATAGGTGCGATGAGCCGGTGAGCGCGATGAGCGCGCAGGCGATCGCCGCCCAGCTCATCGAGCTTCCGCGGGGCACGAAGTTCATGCTGCTCGCGCCCCTGGTGCGCAACCGTAAGGGGGAGTACCGCGAGCTTTTTGATGCGCTGCGCAAGCAGGGCTTTGTGCGGGTGCGCGTCGACGGGGAGTTTGTGGAGCTCGACGGGCTGGAGAAGCTCAAGAAGAGCTACCGCCACGATATCGACGTGGTGGTCGACCGGCTCATCGCCAAGCCCGAGGCGGCCTCGCGCATTCAGGAGAGCGTGGACCGGGCGGTGCATGTCGGCGAGGGCAAGTGCCTGGCGCTGGCGCCGGAGGGGCAGGAGATCGAGTGGAAGGAGCGGCTCTTTAGCACCGAGCGCAGCTGCTCGAGCTGCGGGACGGCGTTTCCGGAGCTGACCCACCAGAGCTTTTCGTTCAACAGCCCGCTGGGGATGTGTCGCGGGTGCCAGGGCATCGGGTCGACGCCCCAGGTCGATCGCGGGTTGCTGGTGATCGACGACACCAAAAGCCTCTCAGAAGGGGTGATCGAGGCGATCGGTCCCGAGCCTGTGCCTGGCGGGCGCAAGTGGCGCTGGCATGCGGAGGTGGCCGACTTCTGGTTCGATCTGGCGGTGATCGCCAGAGCCCGAAAGATCGATCTGGCGAAGCCCTGGGCAAAGCTCAGTGGGGCGCAGCGCGCTGTGGTGCTCGAGGGGCCCGGGGAGGGGGCAAAAGGCTTTAAGGGGGTGGTGGGCTTTGTGGAGCACGCCTTTGAGCATGCGTCGAGCAAGGGGGCGCGCGACTTCTTTGGCGAGTTTATGGGGGAGCAGACCTGCCCGACGTGTCAGGGGCGCAGGCTGCGTCCGGAGAGTCGGGCAGTGTTTTTCCGCGGGGAGTCGCTGGCGGAGATCAACGAGCTGGATATCGACCAGGCGCGCGCGTTTTTTGAGGGGATTGAGCTCAAAGATCGCGAGGCGTTGATCGCCGAGGAGCTTCTTGGCGAGATTCGCCGCCGGTTGCGATTTTTGCAGGACGTGGGGCTCTCGTACCTGACGCTCAACCGCCCGGCGGGGAGTCTGTCGGGGGGGGAGAGCCAGCGCATTCGCCTGGCGAGCCAGCTGGGCAGTGAGCTCAGCGGGGTGCTCTACGTGCTTGATGAGCCGAGCATCGGGTTGCATCAGCGCGACCATAACCGGCTGCTGAGCACGCTGGAGGAGCTTCGGGACGCGGGCAACTCCGTGATCGTGGTCGAGCACGACCGCGAGACGATGGAGCGGGCCGACCTTGTAGTGGATTTTGGGCCGGGGGCCGGTCGCCTGGGTGGCGAGATCGTGGCGGTGGGAACCCCGGAGGAGATCCGCCAGACCGAGGGCAGTGTGACTGGCGATTACCTCTCGGGTCGCAAAAAGCTCGGGTGGCCCGAACGGCGTCGGGAGCCCGGTGAGGGCATCTGGATTCGCGGGGCGAGGGAGAACAACCTCAAGGGTGTGGACGTGCACATCCCTTCGCGCGCGTTTGTGTGTGTGACGGGGGTGTCGGGGGCGGGCAAGAGCACGCTGGTCAACGACATCCTCTTTCCGGCGATTGCACGAAAGGTGTATTTCAAGCACCGCTCGGTGGGGGAGCACGAGAGCATCGAGGGGTTGGATCGCTACGATAAGGTCATCGAGATCGACCAGAGCCCGATCGGGCGTACGCCGCGCAGCAATCCGGCGACTTACACCAAGGTCTTTGATCATATCCGCGGCTTCTTTGCGGAGCTGCCCGAGTCGAAGATGTACGGCTTTGAGGCCGGGCGTTTTTCGTTCAACGTCACCGGCGGGCGCTGTGAGGCGTGTTCGGGGGCGGGTGTGAACCGGGTGGAGATGAGTTTTCTGGCGGATGTGTACGTGCCCTGCAACCTGTGTCTGGGCAAACGTTTTAACGCCTCGACCCTGCGCGTGCGCTACCGAGGGAACTCGATTGCCGATGTGCTGGAGATGACGATCGCCGAGGCCGCCGAGCTCTTTGAGGCCCACCCCAAGATCCGCCGCATTCTGCAGACGCTGCTCGATGTGGGGCTCGATTATATGAAGCTCGGCCAGGCCTCACCGACCCTCTCGGGCGGCGAAGCGCAGCGGGTGAAGTTGAGCCGGGAGCTCGCCAAGATCGCCACCGGCGACACCCTCTACATTCTCGATGAGCCGAGCACGGGGCTGCATTTTGAGGATATTCGCAAGCTGCTCAAGGTCGTCGATCAGCTCGTCGATGCCGGCAACACCGTGGTGATGATCGAGCATAATACCGACATCATCGCGTACGCCGACCACGTGATTGATGTGGGCCCCGAGGGCGGTGTCGATGGCGGACAGATCGTGGCTCAGGGCACCCCGGAGGAGGTCGCGAAGGTCAAAGGCTCGTACACGGGCAAGTTCCTGGCGGAGCTTTTTGATGAGGCGGCGCGCTGA
- the mnmD gene encoding tRNA (5-methylaminomethyl-2-thiouridine)(34)-methyltransferase MnmD, giving the protein MNPEVEVFETADGSMTLVDVARGVHYRSRHGAVQESRHVFVEGSGLVGRTGTWRVLELGFGAAVNLVETVRAFREREAATRLVYHTVDWRPVGPEALTFHDGEGGELARAVALKTQGSAGEAARVVSDDGRIEVVLHAMAWEEVVLEPGEQVDAIYHDPFAKEVNPQAWTPTCFAWSRAWAAPHARLTTYSAATAVRKAMEEAGWVVWRAKGPGRKREMTVATLQDAAVELPGLKRWGQG; this is encoded by the coding sequence GTGAACCCCGAGGTCGAGGTCTTTGAGACGGCGGACGGCTCAATGACCCTGGTGGATGTGGCGCGCGGGGTGCATTACCGCTCGCGCCACGGGGCGGTGCAGGAGTCGCGGCACGTCTTTGTGGAGGGGAGCGGCCTTGTCGGCCGCACGGGCACCTGGCGAGTGTTGGAGCTGGGCTTTGGCGCAGCGGTGAACCTTGTGGAGACGGTGCGGGCGTTTCGGGAACGCGAGGCGGCCACGCGCCTTGTGTACCATACGGTGGACTGGCGTCCGGTGGGGCCTGAGGCGCTCACGTTTCATGATGGCGAGGGCGGGGAGCTTGCCCGGGCGGTGGCATTGAAGACGCAGGGGAGCGCTGGCGAGGCGGCGCGGGTGGTTTCTGATGATGGGCGCATTGAGGTGGTGCTGCACGCGATGGCCTGGGAGGAGGTGGTGCTGGAGCCTGGCGAGCAGGTCGACGCGATCTACCACGATCCTTTTGCCAAAGAGGTGAACCCACAAGCCTGGACCCCAACGTGTTTTGCGTGGTCGCGGGCCTGGGCTGCGCCGCACGCGCGGCTAACGACCTATTCGGCGGCCACGGCGGTGCGTAAGGCGATGGAAGAGGCCGGCTGGGTGGTCTGGCGGGCGAAGGGGCCGGGACGAAAACGGGAGATGACCGTGGCGACGCTGCAGGATGCTGCGGTGGAGCTGCCGGGCTTAAAACGCTGGGGGCAGGGGTGA
- a CDS encoding NAD(P)/FAD-dependent oxidoreductase — translation MNDAIAVVGAGIAGLSLVDALLERGMRPSELIVIDAGDPHRGSNAPATVLHPFAGRTMAPGEEHWRAFLKSWETLKRWCAREDEPLWRPAPMMRLMEGDKLSAKLEESWEEGRARYPEVVKSRRVEGDESVRLLPSWQGAPALVYEPAAAVDLPGLCAALLKRAKERGVRVVQGEVADLRGGEEGWVIGFAGGAPALRVARVVLATGAALGALLGEADLRERPGEVGVWEATGPLEDLNVMINSAANLFERPDGRVGVGSTYLKREGWREREDAEADRELREKMAAALGGADPGTALEIWRGVRGIYGSDHRPLVGPVAGERELFVMAGFGSKGLTWAPAMGQVLAAHLLEGAAIWDVVDARRARRMRLRA, via the coding sequence TTGAATGACGCGATCGCGGTGGTGGGCGCGGGCATTGCGGGGCTTTCGCTGGTCGATGCGCTGCTGGAACGGGGGATGCGGCCCTCGGAGTTGATCGTGATCGATGCGGGCGATCCGCATCGGGGCTCCAACGCGCCGGCCACCGTGTTGCACCCTTTTGCCGGGCGCACGATGGCGCCTGGCGAGGAGCACTGGCGGGCGTTTTTAAAGAGCTGGGAGACGCTAAAGCGCTGGTGTGCGCGCGAGGATGAGCCGCTGTGGCGGCCCGCGCCGATGATGCGGTTGATGGAGGGCGATAAGCTCAGCGCGAAGCTCGAAGAGAGCTGGGAGGAGGGGCGCGCGCGCTATCCCGAGGTCGTAAAGAGCCGGCGGGTGGAGGGCGATGAGAGTGTGCGGCTTTTGCCGAGTTGGCAGGGCGCTCCGGCGCTTGTGTATGAGCCGGCCGCGGCGGTGGATTTGCCCGGGCTGTGTGCGGCGCTTTTAAAGCGTGCGAAAGAGCGGGGCGTGCGGGTGGTGCAGGGGGAGGTTGCGGATCTTCGGGGAGGTGAGGAGGGCTGGGTCATCGGCTTTGCAGGCGGAGCGCCGGCGCTGCGGGTTGCCCGGGTGGTGCTCGCCACCGGTGCGGCGCTCGGCGCGCTGCTCGGGGAGGCCGATCTGCGGGAGCGTCCCGGTGAGGTGGGGGTGTGGGAGGCGACCGGGCCGCTGGAAGATCTCAACGTGATGATCAACAGCGCCGCCAACCTCTTCGAGCGCCCCGATGGGCGCGTGGGGGTGGGCTCGACCTACCTCAAACGCGAGGGCTGGCGAGAGCGCGAGGACGCCGAGGCCGATCGGGAGCTTCGCGAGAAGATGGCCGCCGCACTCGGTGGGGCCGACCCGGGCACTGCCCTTGAGATATGGCGCGGGGTGCGGGGCATCTACGGCAGCGACCACCGCCCGCTGGTGGGGCCGGTGGCTGGCGAGCGCGAGCTTTTTGTGATGGCCGGCTTTGGCTCCAAGGGGCTGACCTGGGCGCCGGCGATGGGGCAGGTGCTGGCGGCGCATCTTCTGGAGGGGGCGGCGATCTGGGATGTGGTCGACGCCAGGCGCGCGCGGCGTATGCGCCTACGTGCGTAA
- a CDS encoding serine/threonine-protein kinase, translating to MSGEETLTLSDILDDLVLVMGTVAEQLALNGSASYDAISGEVGRSLSLHLLSYVRFLEQSGRMTYDRISDQLRVTATGDAALDAPATMRAEAAAAFGEHISEEEAESESVGRDTLGGDDEVADVFADVFNEVDEAFSASEPAEEPAPKAVTPAYEPQPESSFEAAPAASEPNMSTTTSEYGGGSVSQAYERHEELGSGGIGTVYRGEQVRLKRPVAIKEVREIFNVFAGVQRGDILRRFEQIVQTQASLMHPNIVQIVDVVTDGEYPFVVMQLAPGGNLRRLIEVDERPPLAVALKYFLQILHALNAAHDQGVVHGSLKPENVVLDHSGNALLTDFGISRVVEREGGRGNQVYVGVGTVAYMSPEQFQDPNLATVRSDIYSLGIMFYEMLTGKVPGRRSPMPSSFFPDIPRALDDIFDHMSMDREEDRYERVDQIIADLYAAEDVMSILDKRSGVLFLRDPLKYGEVGIEGVAAQPAVEAPAAMSMGGGLSEAISDAIDEEVVGLSEDSSSVGEEDSSVSEEFEIPEDEADSEVEEVAAEGDDDVLGKLDKYGALFEED from the coding sequence ATGAGCGGTGAAGAGACGCTAACGCTGAGCGATATCCTCGACGACCTGGTGCTCGTGATGGGGACCGTCGCCGAGCAGCTCGCGCTGAACGGGAGCGCAAGCTACGACGCGATCTCCGGGGAGGTGGGGCGAAGTTTAAGCCTGCACCTTCTGAGTTATGTGCGCTTTCTGGAGCAGAGCGGGCGGATGACCTACGACCGCATCAGCGACCAGCTGCGGGTGACCGCCACTGGCGACGCCGCTCTGGATGCGCCGGCGACGATGCGCGCGGAGGCCGCCGCGGCGTTTGGCGAGCATATCAGCGAGGAGGAGGCCGAGTCGGAGAGCGTGGGGCGAGATACGCTCGGGGGCGATGATGAGGTCGCCGACGTGTTTGCCGATGTGTTTAATGAGGTGGATGAGGCGTTTTCAGCGTCCGAGCCTGCTGAAGAACCCGCGCCCAAGGCGGTTACGCCCGCGTATGAGCCCCAACCTGAGAGCAGCTTTGAGGCGGCCCCGGCCGCCAGCGAACCCAACATGAGCACGACGACCAGCGAATACGGTGGAGGATCAGTGAGTCAGGCCTACGAACGACACGAAGAGCTGGGTAGCGGTGGTATTGGCACGGTGTATCGCGGCGAACAGGTGCGCCTGAAGCGGCCGGTGGCGATTAAGGAGGTCCGCGAGATCTTCAATGTGTTTGCCGGCGTGCAGCGCGGCGACATCCTGCGCCGCTTTGAGCAGATCGTGCAGACGCAGGCCTCGCTTATGCACCCCAATATCGTGCAGATCGTCGATGTGGTCACCGATGGGGAGTACCCCTTCGTGGTCATGCAGCTTGCGCCCGGCGGCAACCTTCGCCGGCTTATTGAGGTCGACGAGCGCCCGCCGCTGGCCGTGGCGCTCAAATACTTTTTGCAGATTCTGCACGCGCTCAATGCTGCCCACGATCAAGGGGTGGTGCACGGCTCGCTTAAGCCCGAAAACGTGGTGCTCGACCACAGCGGCAACGCGCTTCTGACCGACTTCGGCATCAGCCGGGTTGTGGAGCGCGAGGGCGGCCGTGGCAACCAGGTTTATGTGGGCGTGGGCACCGTGGCGTACATGAGCCCGGAGCAGTTCCAGGACCCGAACCTGGCGACGGTGCGCAGCGACATCTACTCGCTGGGCATCATGTTCTACGAGATGCTCACTGGCAAAGTGCCCGGGCGCCGCTCTCCGATGCCTTCGAGCTTCTTCCCGGACATCCCGCGCGCGCTCGACGATATTTTCGATCATATGTCGATGGACCGCGAAGAAGACCGCTACGAGCGCGTCGATCAGATCATCGCGGATCTCTATGCGGCGGAAGATGTGATGTCGATTCTCGACAAGCGCAGCGGGGTGCTCTTTTTGCGCGACCCGCTCAAGTACGGAGAAGTCGGCATTGAGGGCGTGGCCGCGCAGCCTGCGGTCGAAGCGCCCGCAGCCATGTCGATGGGCGGTGGGCTGAGCGAGGCGATCAGCGACGCGATCGACGAGGAGGTCGTGGGGCTCTCGGAGGACTCTTCGAGCGTGGGTGAGGAAGATTCCAGCGTGTCGGAGGAGTTTGAGATCCCCGAGGATGAGGCCGACTCCGAGGTGGAGGAGGTTGCCGCCGAGGGCGATGACGATGTGCTCGGCAAGCTCGATAAATACGGCGCGCTCTTTGAGGAGGACTGA